A window of the Diabrotica undecimpunctata isolate CICGRU chromosome 1, icDiaUnde3, whole genome shotgun sequence genome harbors these coding sequences:
- the LOC140432808 gene encoding spermine oxidase-like, with protein MNLFLPIFFVVCTTINAVTCAEQTKVIIVGAGPAGIAAASKLLENGIEDILLLEAENRVGGRINTHNWNGRNIDLGAEWCHGEKNNSVWEILQQKGLLNLLERDDLSGDIFLSSRKNISKKFSKELFELFLIYYQKNEINENITQTNVSLGEIMVKSFYKEIQRKFGNDKEKYDIAKNMLDWSENMVLSNEGAFSWNDASFLSQYTDCEGDLHWGWGNHGYKIFLDVLTKKYPNPKKQLPIDNKILLNKEVKQIITNENGNKIICSDGTSYKAQHVVFTPSLGVLKHDAKSLFTPKLPGEKLEVIDKIGFGAVIKVFVKYDRMWWGNLPGINLVWTEEDRIAVTKKFPQEPLNSKAESWIVEMHNVFVLPHSNILLVWFTGELVPTIEKMDDATLQRGIEFTFDKFFGHMFNIPKPQQILKTTWYTNPHFRGTYSFASVNSTAHDVEILQQPVTNSMGVPILQFAGEATHRIYHSTVHGAVETGFREANRIIQHYKKSNCYLILEYLELFNTS; from the exons ATGAACTTgtttttaccaattttttttgtagtttgcaCTACGATAAATGCAGTGACCTGCGCAGAACAAACAAAAGTAATTATTGTTGGAGCTGGACCGGCTGGTATTGCTGCTGCTAGCAAATTATTGGAAAATGGAATCGAAGATATTTTATTACTAGAAGCCGAAAACCGGGTGGGTGGAAGGATCAACACACATAATTGGAATGGCAGAAATATTGACTTGGGTGCCGAATGGTGCCATGGAGAAAAAAATAATAGTGTCTGGGAAATTTTGCAACAAAAAGGGCTGCTAAATCTACTAGAACGCGACGATTTATCTGGTGACATATTTTTGTCTTCTCGGAAGAATATAAGTAAGAAATTTTCAAAGGAGCTGTTTGAACTTTTCTTAATTTACtatcaaaaaaatgaaataaatgaaaacatcaCTCAGACAAATGTTAGTTTGGGGGAGATCATGGTTAAAAG CTTTTATAAAGAAATTCAAAGAAAATTTGGAAACGACAAAGAAAAATATGATATTGCCAAAAATATGTTGGATTGGTCGGAAAATATGGTTTTGAGTAATGAAGGTGCCTTTTCATGGAATGATGCCTCTTTTCTTAGTCAATATACAGATTGTGAAGGAGATTTACATTGGGGATGGGGAAACCATGGATACAAAATTTTCCTAGACGTCTTAACAAAAAAGTATCCCAATCCTAAGAAGCAGCTTCCCATCGATAATAAAATTTTGCTGAATAAAGAGGTCAAACAGATTATAACAAATGAGAatggaaataaaattatatgtAGCGATGGTACATCCTATAAAGCACAACATGTTGTATTTACACCTTCCTTGGGAGTCCTCAAACACGACGCTAAGTCGCTATTTACTCCGAAACTACCAGGAGAAAAATTAGAAGTTATTGATAAAATAGGATTTGGTGCTGTAATTAAGGTATTTGTAAAATACGATAGGATGTGGTGGGGAAATTTACCTGGTATAAATTTAGTTTGGACTGAAGAAGATAGGATAGCTGTAACAAAGAAATTTCCGCAGGAGCCCTTAAATTCT AAAGCTGAATCTTGGATCGTAGAAATGCACAACGTTTTTGTGTTACCTCATTCAAACATTTTACTTGTATGGTTTACTGGAGAATTGGTGCCTACTATAGAAAAAATGGATGATGCTACTTTACAACGAGGAATCGAGTTTACATTTGATAAATTTTTTGGACATATGTTTAATATTCCTAAGCCACAACAAATATTAAA AACAACCTGGTACACAAATCCCCACTTTAGAGGCACCTATTCCTTTGCATCAGTGAACTCTACCGCCCATGATGTCGAAATTCTTCAACAGCCTGTCACTAATTCTATGGGTGTGCCGATTTTGCAATTTGCTGGGGAAGCAACTCACCGAATATATCACTCCACTGTCCATGGAGCTGTAGAAACCGGATTTAGAGAAGCTAATAGAATAATTCAGCATTATAAAAAATCTAACTGTTATTTAATTCTTGAATATTTAGAACTGTTTAATACGAGTTAA